DNA sequence from the Alkalilimnicola ehrlichii MLHE-1 genome:
GATTGGACAGCCGGGTGGATCCGGTGACCCGGACCTTGCGCCTGCAGGCGGAGTTGGACAACCGGGACAATCGGCTGCGTCCCGGCATGTTCATGAACGTCGACCTGGTGCTGGAGCGGGAGCCGGACGCCCTGCTGGTGCCCGAGGAGGCCCTGCTGCTGGAAGGGCGGGGCAAGTACGTCTTTGTCCTCCAGCGTGGAGAGGGCGACGAGCCTGACCTGGTCCGGCGCCAGGCGGTGGAGACGGGCATCCGGCGGGGCGGCCGGGTCCAGGTTACCGACGGCCTGGCGGAGGGTGACTACGTGGTTCGGTCAGGGCTGCAGCGGCTGCGCGACGGCGCTGAAGTGCGTGTCCTGAACCCGCCCGAGGCGACCGAGGGCGAGGAGGTCGTCGCCGCGGCCGACGGCGCCGAGGGCTGAGCCGTTATGGTCCTTTCCGATATCTCCGTCAAACGCCCGGTACTGGCCACGGTGATCAGTCTGGTCATCGTGGTGCTGGGGGTGGCCTCGCTCAGCCAGCTACCGATCCGGGAATACCCGGACATCGACCCGCCCGTGGTGTCGGTCACCACCACCTATACCGGTGCCGCCCCCCAGGTCATTGACACCGAGATCACCGAGGTGATCGAGTCGGCGGTCAGCGGTGTCGACGGTATCCGCACGATCACCTCCGAGAGCCGTGATGGCCGCGGCCAGACCACCATCGAGTTCCGCACCAGCCGTGATGTGGACAACGCCGCCAATGACGTCCGTGACGCCATCAACCGGACGTTGGACGACCTGCCCAATGAGGCGGACCAGCCGGTGGTGGCCAAGGCGGATGCCGACGCCCGGCCGATGATGTGGATCACCCTCAGCTCCGAGCGTTGGACGCCGGAGGAGGTCAGCGATTACGCGGAGCGCTTCCTGGTGGACCGCCTGTCGGTCCTCGATGGGGTCTCCGATATCTTTATCGGCGGTGAGCGGCGCTACGCCATGCGGGTGTGGCTGGACCGCCGTGCCATGGCGGCCCGCGGCATTACCGTGGCCGACGTGGAGAGCGCGCTGCGGGCGAATAACGTGGAACTGCCCGCGGGCCGGGTGGAGTCCCGGATGCGCGACCTCACCGTGCGTACGGAGACCCGGCTGGCGGAGCCGGAGGAGTTCGCCAACCTGGTGATTCGGCGCACCGACGACTACCTGGTCCGCCTCGGCGAGGTGGCCCAGGTGGAGCGGGGCGTGGAGGACGACGACACCACCGTGCGCATGAACGACCAGACCGCCATCGGCCTGGGGATTCTGCGCCAGTCCCAGGCCAATACCATCGCCGTCTCCGACCGCGTGCAGGAGGAGATGGAGGCGATCCGCGCCTCGCTGCCCGAGGGTATGGCGATGGAGGTGGGCTACGATGAGTCCATCTTTGTGCGCGATTCCATCCGCGAGGTGGTGCGCACCCTGCTTATCGCCGTGGGTCTGGTGATTCTCACCATCTTCATCTTCCTGCGCAGTCTACGGGCCACCTTCATCCCCTCGGTGACCATCCCGGTGGCGGTGATCGGGGCCTTCACCGTGATGGCGCCCCTGGGCTTTTCGGTCAACGTCCTGACGCTTTTGGCGCTGATCCTCGCCATCGGACTGGTGGTGGACGACGCCATTGTCATGCTGGAGAACATCCAGCGTCGGATCGACGAGGGGGAACCGCCTCTGTTGGCGGCCTATCGGGGTGCCCGCCAGGTGGCCTTCGCCATTATCGCTACCACCGTCACCCTGATCGCCGTCTTCGTGCCCCTGTCCTTTATGGAGGGCAACGTTGGCCGACTGTTCACGGAGTTCGGGTTCGTGCTGGCCGCGGCCGTGGCCTTCTCGTCGCTGGTGGCGTTGACCCTAGCGCCCATGCTCTGCTCCAAGTGGTTACGCAGCGGCACCGAGAACCCCGGGCGGTTGAAACAGGCCACCGATCGACTGTTCCAGGGGCTGACCAACGGCTACCGTTGGGTCCTGGAGCGTTCGTTGAAGATGCCGGTGGTGGTGCTGGGGGTGGCCGCACTGTTCGCGGGGACCGCCATCACCCTGTTCCAGGCCCTGCCCCAGG
Encoded proteins:
- a CDS encoding efflux RND transporter permease subunit; protein product: MVLSDISVKRPVLATVISLVIVVLGVASLSQLPIREYPDIDPPVVSVTTTYTGAAPQVIDTEITEVIESAVSGVDGIRTITSESRDGRGQTTIEFRTSRDVDNAANDVRDAINRTLDDLPNEADQPVVAKADADARPMMWITLSSERWTPEEVSDYAERFLVDRLSVLDGVSDIFIGGERRYAMRVWLDRRAMAARGITVADVESALRANNVELPAGRVESRMRDLTVRTETRLAEPEEFANLVIRRTDDYLVRLGEVAQVERGVEDDDTTVRMNDQTAIGLGILRQSQANTIAVSDRVQEEMEAIRASLPEGMAMEVGYDESIFVRDSIREVVRTLLIAVGLVILTIFIFLRSLRATFIPSVTIPVAVIGAFTVMAPLGFSVNVLTLLALILAIGLVVDDAIVMLENIQRRIDEGEPPLLAAYRGARQVAFAIIATTVTLIAVFVPLSFMEGNVGRLFTEFGFVLAAAVAFSSLVALTLAPMLCSKWLRSGTENPGRLKQATDRLFQGLTNGYRWVLERSLKMPVVVLGVAALFAGTAITLFQALPQELTPTEDRGVFIVPATGPQGATSEALDESLRELEALLAPLRDETGEAFRILSIGGFRGVTNRGFVIVGLTPWGDRDRRQQDIVAEMMPQIMGVPGVRAFAVNPPGLGQSGFQQPVQFVIGGPDYEDVAEWGERVMARVREENPRLVNLDMDYEETRPQVQVQVNRARASDLEIPIDVIGGTLQTMMASREVTTYLDRGREYQVVLQAGDEARASPDDLSHIFVRAGVNGELISLSSLLTLREEGSPPTLNRVGRLPAVTLTASLADGYDLGSALEYLNRVAAEELPPESRISYLGLSEEFMETSGALVLTFALALLIVFLVLSAQFESFIHPLIILVAVPLAVTGALAALFVGGLTLNIYSQIGMILLIGLMAKNGILIVEFANQMRDRGMTVREAILEGATLRFRPVLMTAISTIFGALPLVLAFGAGAESRMAIGTVIIGGMSFASLLTLVVIPVLYDLLARFTRPVNAVAEELKALGAEESAYTR